One Owenweeksia hongkongensis DSM 17368 genomic region harbors:
- a CDS encoding PepSY-like domain-containing protein, whose protein sequence is MKKQIFLIAALATFGYTQAQDIPQSQVPSVVLSSFNTSFPKAQDVEWEMENGLYNVDFEMGWNVDHDVWYNATGEMVKHKEDVSPKDLPASVSKTIKDQFGDYSIDDLERITEGKDVVYKMEFESLMGQDWKVVMDANGKVLSQIAD, encoded by the coding sequence ATGAAAAAGCAAATCTTTTTAATCGCAGCACTCGCCACTTTTGGCTACACACAAGCTCAGGACATTCCTCAAAGCCAAGTACCATCCGTGGTTCTTAGCAGTTTCAACACCAGTTTTCCTAAAGCTCAGGATGTAGAATGGGAAATGGAAAACGGACTTTACAATGTAGACTTTGAAATGGGCTGGAATGTAGATCATGATGTGTGGTACAATGCCACCGGAGAGATGGTAAAACATAAAGAAGATGTTTCCCCAAAAGACTTACCGGCCAGTGTTAGCAAAACCATCAAAGATCAATTTGGCGATTATTCTATTGATGATTTGGAGCGCATTACCGAAGGAAAGGATGTGGTGTACAAAATGGAGTTTGAATCGCTGATGGGCCAGGATTGGAAAGTGGTGATGGACGCCAATGGAAAAGTGCTTAGCCAAATAGCTGACTAA
- a CDS encoding response regulator transcription factor yields MKILVIEDEQQLLQNIKLSLEKENFLIETASDYDSAIEKVFLYDYDCILLDIMLPNGSGLNILKELKKQDKSGNVIIISAKDSLDDKLAGLELGADDYLTKPFHLAELNARVKAILRRKNLSGKNTIELANVELDLTERQFVVNGKEVTLNRKEFDTLNYFLLNKNRLVTKVALAEHVWGDNTDQADNLDFVYYQIKNLRKKLQEAAAEIEIESVYGVGYKLVEK; encoded by the coding sequence GTGAAAATTTTAGTAATAGAAGACGAGCAGCAGCTTTTGCAAAACATCAAGCTTTCGCTGGAAAAGGAGAACTTTTTGATAGAAACCGCTTCAGATTATGACAGCGCTATCGAAAAAGTTTTCTTGTATGATTACGACTGCATTCTGCTTGACATTATGCTTCCCAATGGCAGCGGGCTCAACATTCTAAAAGAACTAAAAAAGCAAGATAAAAGTGGAAATGTGATTATCATTTCTGCAAAAGACTCATTGGATGACAAACTTGCCGGGCTAGAGCTTGGAGCAGATGACTACCTCACCAAACCTTTTCACCTGGCCGAACTAAATGCTAGAGTAAAGGCTATTCTCCGCAGAAAAAACCTCAGTGGAAAAAACACAATCGAATTGGCAAATGTGGAGCTTGACTTAACAGAACGCCAGTTTGTGGTAAACGGAAAAGAGGTAACATTAAACCGAAAGGAGTTTGACACACTCAACTACTTTTTGCTCAATAAAAATAGGCTGGTAACCAAAGTAGCTCTGGCTGAGCACGTGTGGGGCGACAATACCGATCAAGCTGACAATCTGGACTTTGTGTATTATCAAATCAAGAACCTGAGGAAAAAGCTACAGGAAGCAGCGGCCGAAATTGAGATTGAGTCTGTATATGGAGTGGGCTATAAATTGGTGGAAAAATGA
- a CDS encoding sensor histidine kinase, with amino-acid sequence MKLVNQSLKYLSISILLIVAVWASVFYINMLHEIKGSIDEGLENYKRLIILNTQKDSTILTKTYFDESFFTIKEIEKEHALSIKDRYIDTLIYMQDADDEELEAEPVRMLSTAFENNGRFYELKIANSMVEEDDLIKTLLWDIVWLYIILIASIILINNIVLKKLWKPFYNFLQQLKNYRLGNTPNLPHVQTKTKEFTDLQEAVNTLLERTIATYEQQKEFIGNASHELQTPLAIAINKLELLLEKGDLQDSQAESVAEVFQIIERLIRLNKSLLLLSKIDNKQFFDNQSISINELVQQNVSDLGEFADYKNIDISVSEKHQLTVHMDASLANIVVSNLLKNALFHNMEGGSVQIDLLEHLLKISNTGKAQSLDAKTIFNRFQKSDSETTGTGLGLAIVKAILDLQDFTLQYSFENNLHCFEINFRKP; translated from the coding sequence ATGAAGCTAGTCAATCAATCTTTAAAGTATCTATCCATTTCTATACTGCTGATTGTGGCGGTGTGGGCTTCGGTTTTTTACATCAATATGCTTCATGAAATAAAGGGAAGCATTGATGAAGGCTTGGAAAACTACAAGCGGCTGATCATTCTTAATACTCAAAAGGATTCTACTATTCTCACCAAAACCTATTTTGACGAAAGCTTTTTTACCATAAAGGAAATTGAAAAAGAGCACGCACTCTCGATAAAAGACAGATACATCGATACGCTGATATACATGCAGGATGCCGATGACGAAGAACTGGAAGCCGAGCCTGTTCGCATGCTTAGCACGGCTTTTGAAAACAATGGCCGCTTTTATGAATTAAAGATTGCCAACTCCATGGTAGAGGAAGATGACCTCATTAAAACGCTCCTTTGGGATATTGTATGGCTATACATCATCCTCATCGCCAGCATTATTCTCATCAATAATATAGTGCTCAAAAAACTCTGGAAGCCCTTCTACAACTTTTTGCAACAGCTAAAAAATTACCGATTGGGCAATACCCCAAATTTGCCGCATGTACAAACTAAAACCAAAGAGTTTACAGATTTGCAGGAAGCAGTAAACACACTTTTAGAAAGAACAATTGCCACCTATGAGCAGCAAAAGGAATTTATAGGAAACGCCTCTCACGAGCTGCAAACGCCTTTGGCCATTGCCATAAATAAGTTGGAGCTCTTGCTCGAAAAAGGAGATTTGCAAGACAGCCAGGCTGAAAGTGTGGCTGAAGTTTTCCAAATCATTGAGCGCCTGATCAGACTAAACAAATCGCTGCTGCTGCTTTCTAAAATAGACAACAAGCAGTTTTTTGACAATCAAAGTATTTCCATCAATGAATTAGTACAGCAAAATGTTTCTGATTTAGGAGAGTTTGCAGACTATAAAAATATTGACATTTCCGTTTCTGAAAAGCATCAGCTTACGGTCCATATGGATGCTTCTCTTGCCAATATTGTAGTTTCTAATTTGCTGAAAAACGCGCTCTTTCATAATATGGAAGGAGGATCTGTACAGATAGATTTATTGGAGCATTTGCTAAAAATCAGCAATACAGGTAAAGCACAATCGCTGGATGCCAAAACCATTTTTAACCGCTTTCAGAAATCAGATTCAGAAACCACAGGAACAGGTTTGGGATTGGCCATTGTAAAGGCAATTCTGGATTTGCAAGATTTTACGCTGCAGTACAGTTTTGAAAATAATCTCCATTGCTTTGAAATAAATTTCAGGAAGCCCTAA